From a region of the Globicephala melas chromosome 19, mGloMel1.2, whole genome shotgun sequence genome:
- the PLLP gene encoding plasmolipin: MAEFPSKVSTRTSSPAQGGGAAVSALRPDLGFVRSSLGALMLLQLVLGLLVWALIADTSYHLYPAYGWVMFVAVFLWLVTIVFFILYLFQLHMKLYMVPWPLVLMIFNVGATVLYITAFITCSASVELTSLKGTRQYNQRAAASFFSCLVMIAYGVSAFFSFQAWRGVGSNAATSQMAGGYA; this comes from the exons ATGGCTGAATTCCCGTCTAAAGTGAGCACGCGGACCAGCAGCCCGGCGCAGGGAGGCGGCGCCGCGGTTTCGGCGCTGCGCCCAGACTTGGGCTTCGTGCGCTCCAGCCTCGGGGCGCTCATGCTGCTGCAGTTG GTGCTGGGGCTGCTGGTGTGGGCCCTGATTGCCGACACCTCGTACCACCTGTACCCGGCCTATGGCTGGGTGATGTTTGTCGCTGTCTTCCTCTGGCTGGTGACAATCGTCTTCTTCATCCTCTACCTGTTTCAGCTGCACATGAAGCTATACATGGTGCCTTGGCCGCTGGTG TTAATGATATTTAATGTGGGCGCCACCGTTCTCTACATCACGGCCTTCATCACCTGCTCTGCTTCGGTTGAACTGACGTCCCTGAAGGGCACCCGGCAGTACAACCAGCGTGCAGCTGCCTCC TTCTTTTCGTGTTTAGTGATGATTGCCTATGGAGTGAGCGCTTTCTTCAGCTTCCAGGCCTGGCGAGGAGTAGGCAGCAATGCAGCCACCAGTCAGATGGCTGGCGGCTATGCCTAA